From the genome of Hymenobacter sp. PAMC 26628, one region includes:
- a CDS encoding helix-turn-helix domain-containing protein, with product MKLPKPQHPLISVLDIGTVPPWHDEEPLTMLLDFYAISVKRMHNVYSRYGQHSFDFNEGVLSFMAPSQVFSMAVANKGEAVKKSGWVVYIHPDFIWNTTLAKTIERYDFWDYSLYEGLFLSAKEEATILTILLAIEQEYSANIDRFSKQIIISQLESLLNYADRFYHRQFITREKANHEVLELLETLLHEYFNRPDLAEQGLLTVRYVAEHLHLSPKYLSNLLRVVTGQNTQQHIHAQLIAKAKEKLSTTALTVSEIAYGLGFEHLPSFSKLFKTKTNLSPLEFRASFH from the coding sequence ATGAAGTTGCCCAAACCGCAACATCCGCTTATCAGCGTGCTCGACATCGGCACCGTGCCGCCCTGGCACGACGAGGAGCCCCTGACGATGCTGCTGGATTTTTATGCTATTTCGGTTAAACGAATGCATAACGTCTACTCAAGATACGGGCAGCATTCGTTCGATTTCAACGAAGGCGTGCTGTCTTTTATGGCGCCCAGCCAGGTATTTAGCATGGCGGTGGCCAACAAAGGCGAAGCCGTAAAAAAATCGGGGTGGGTGGTCTACATCCACCCCGATTTTATCTGGAATACGACCCTGGCCAAAACCATCGAGCGCTACGATTTTTGGGATTACTCGCTCTACGAAGGCCTGTTTCTTTCGGCCAAGGAAGAAGCGACCATCCTCACCATCCTGCTGGCAATCGAGCAGGAGTACAGCGCTAACATTGACCGGTTTAGCAAGCAAATCATTATCTCGCAACTGGAGAGTTTATTAAATTACGCAGACCGGTTTTATCACCGGCAGTTCATTACCCGTGAAAAAGCAAACCACGAGGTGCTGGAACTGCTGGAAACCTTGCTGCACGAGTATTTCAACCGCCCCGATTTGGCCGAACAGGGGCTGCTCACCGTGCGCTACGTGGCCGAACACCTGCACCTGTCGCCCAAGTACTTAAGCAACTTACTGCGCGTAGTAACGGGGCAAAACACCCAGCAGCACATCCATGCGCAGCTGATAGCCAAGGCCAAGGAGAAATTATCGACCACTGCCCTAACCGTGAGCGAAATTGCGTACGGGCTGGGTTTCGAGCACTTGCCCTCGTTCAGCAAGCTGTTCAAAACCAAAACGAACCTGTCGCCGCTGGAATTCAGGGCTTCTTTTCATTAA
- a CDS encoding phosphatase PAP2 family protein, with product MFRALSSLDDQLLLAVNHARGPALDAVMTFASNRLVWFPFYALLIGWLVWHFRRRALLLLPLVVTAVALADSITSRFFKPFFARLRPCHNPALEAQLYLPDGCGGQYGFMSSHAANGFALAVFLLLALPAGRYRALKTGVFLWAILLSYSRIYLGAHFPTDVLGGALIGAGLGWGAAALFRRHTGPRGRWASLGRA from the coding sequence ATGTTTAGGGCGCTCTCTTCCCTCGACGACCAGCTGCTGCTGGCCGTGAACCACGCCCGGGGCCCCGCCCTCGACGCGGTGATGACCTTCGCCTCGAACCGCCTGGTGTGGTTTCCGTTTTACGCCCTGCTCATCGGGTGGCTGGTCTGGCATTTTCGGCGGCGCGCCCTGCTGCTGCTGCCGCTGGTGGTGACGGCCGTGGCCCTGGCCGACAGCATCACGAGCCGCTTCTTCAAGCCGTTTTTTGCCCGCCTGCGGCCTTGCCACAACCCCGCCCTGGAGGCCCAGCTGTACCTGCCCGACGGCTGCGGCGGGCAGTACGGCTTCATGTCGTCGCACGCGGCTAACGGCTTTGCACTGGCCGTGTTCCTGCTCCTCGCGCTGCCCGCCGGCCGCTACCGGGCCCTGAAAACGGGGGTGTTTCTGTGGGCCATCCTCCTCTCCTACAGCCGCATCTACCTGGGGGCCCACTTCCCCACCGACGTGCTGGGCGGGGCCCTCATCGGCGCCGGTCTGGGCTGGGGGGCCGCGGCACTCTTCCGCCGGCATACCGGGCCCCGGGGCCGCTGGGCATCCCTGGGGCGCGCCTGA
- the hemF gene encoding oxygen-dependent coproporphyrinogen oxidase, which yields MPLHPPGPTPVLLVPTSPTVRPEIEAWLADFQLRLCAHLEAADAGPARFGTDAWERPGGGGGRSKVLENGAILEKGGVGFSAVWGAMSEAAARQLHMPDPHFYATGVSLVLHPRSPRVPIVHMNVRYFEAGNGEAWFGGGIDLTPIYVDEAQAQRFHQRLKAVCDQHNPAYYPRFTRWADDYFYLPHRQETRGVGGIFFDRLTVGPDGTAEELFQLMKDVAELFGPFYTEIMAENYALPFGPAEEAWQTIRRARYAEFNLAFDRGTRFGLETGGRTESILMSLPPRTGWSYQPHPPAPGTPEATTQAWLRKGVDWIDHV from the coding sequence TTGCCCCTTCACCCGCCCGGCCCCACGCCGGTCCTGCTCGTGCCCACCTCCCCCACCGTTCGCCCCGAAATTGAAGCCTGGCTGGCCGATTTCCAGCTCCGCCTCTGCGCCCACCTCGAAGCCGCCGACGCCGGGCCCGCCCGCTTCGGCACCGACGCCTGGGAGCGCCCCGGCGGCGGCGGCGGCCGCAGCAAAGTGCTCGAAAACGGTGCCATCCTCGAAAAAGGCGGCGTGGGCTTCTCGGCCGTGTGGGGCGCCATGAGCGAGGCCGCCGCCCGCCAACTGCACATGCCCGACCCGCACTTCTACGCCACCGGCGTGAGCCTGGTGCTGCACCCGCGCAGCCCGCGCGTGCCCATCGTCCACATGAACGTGCGCTACTTCGAGGCTGGCAACGGCGAGGCCTGGTTCGGCGGCGGCATCGATTTGACGCCCATTTACGTGGACGAAGCCCAGGCCCAACGCTTCCATCAGCGCCTCAAGGCGGTGTGCGACCAGCACAACCCGGCGTACTACCCGCGCTTCACGCGCTGGGCCGACGATTACTTCTACCTGCCCCACCGCCAGGAAACCCGCGGCGTGGGCGGCATTTTCTTCGACCGCCTCACGGTGGGCCCCGACGGCACGGCCGAGGAATTATTCCAACTGATGAAGGACGTGGCCGAGCTGTTTGGGCCTTTTTACACCGAAATCATGGCTGAAAACTACGCCCTCCCCTTCGGCCCCGCCGAAGAGGCCTGGCAAACCATCCGCCGCGCCCGCTACGCCGAATTTAATTTGGCCTTCGACCGCGGCACCCGCTTCGGCCTCGAAACCGGGGGCCGCACCGAGTCCATTCTCATGAGCCTGCCCCCGCGCACCGGCTGGAGCTACCAGCCCCACCCGCCCGCCCCCGGCACCCCGGAGGCCACCACCCAGGCCTGGCTGCGCAAGGGCGTCGATTGGATTGACCATGTTTAG
- a CDS encoding hybrid sensor histidine kinase/response regulator transcription factor: protein MKIHRLLVLVLLFGTGLLGGPAARAAPPLGAPAADTLLRLTAAQVNSAATQRLDDTGRWRYRPGRPPGWASPATSDRDWRPANPDFLVGQEPPGWRGTGCFRLRFTLDPALLGQALGLAVLQQGASEIYLDGQRLGSFGTVGTTARTTRGLEPRYRMLPFMLRTAGPHLLAVRYARFGAWPPPYGGFSLRVAPAGPLQAKQLRVMRLRSLHLVNLTGTGVLALLHFFLFLFYRPRRANLYFSLYAGMLTATSLLVYFRATEMDVALLMGLQLGFEVATLLNTALLLAFLYSVCEGYLPWRWLALVLGLRAVQVGLWLWHPASQAQEWPRQPLLLAIFVLPWADMLRVLGRALRRRQPGIGLVAVGVAATILVQVLATYDVFKLWPPGSSLAHALTMQFGFLLLPVCMSVYLAREFAATRRSLEVQLQQVERLSAQALAQETERRRLISAQNERLEATVQARTEEISRQNHALAAQKDEITGQADRLRAMNQEKTRFFTNITHEFRTPLTLMLGPAAQIAADTREPATRQQAALVQRNAQRLLHLINQLLDLSRLEAGQHALCLAPGDAVAFVRGLVGAFESLAEQRGIGYSFEADRAALPTVFDADKLEKILVNLLSNAFKFTPSAGAVAVGLRVASPPDTPAWLELTVRDTGRGIAPEHLPHVFDRFYQADASDTRAHEGTGIGLALTKELVELHGGTIALASAPGRGTTATVRLPLLPAEAQSVPLARVGAPAGPALPAIALPEAEAPVPDPALPAEAPLVLLIEDNADVRAYLRAVLTLEYHLLEAENGEAGVALAREHLPDLVLTDAMMPRLDGYGVCRALKHDERTSHIPIVMLTAKADLPSRLQGLDTGADAYLTKPFQREELLAQLRNLIHGRQQLQEAYRRGLASPLPPDPPTMEEVFLARVRHAVEQALDDETLDVETLAGTLALSRTQLHRKLKALTGQAPGDFIRLVRLTRAHALLASGAATVAEAAYQVGYGNPANFSTSFSRHFGYAPSEARRRAATVSS from the coding sequence ATGAAAATCCACCGCCTACTTGTCCTCGTCTTGCTCTTCGGAACCGGCCTGCTGGGAGGGCCGGCAGCCCGCGCGGCCCCGCCCCTGGGGGCCCCGGCGGCCGACACCCTGCTGCGCCTGACGGCGGCGCAGGTGAACTCCGCCGCCACGCAGCGCCTGGACGATACCGGGCGCTGGCGCTACCGGCCGGGCCGGCCGCCGGGCTGGGCCAGCCCGGCCACCAGCGACCGGGACTGGCGGCCGGCCAACCCCGATTTCCTGGTGGGCCAGGAGCCGCCCGGCTGGCGCGGCACGGGCTGCTTCCGCCTGCGCTTCACCCTCGACCCGGCCCTGCTGGGCCAGGCGCTGGGCCTAGCCGTGTTGCAGCAGGGGGCTTCGGAAATATACCTTGACGGCCAGCGGCTGGGCAGCTTCGGCACCGTAGGCACTACGGCCCGGACTACGCGGGGCCTGGAGCCGCGCTACCGCATGCTGCCGTTTATGCTGCGCACGGCGGGGCCGCACCTACTGGCCGTGCGCTACGCCCGCTTTGGGGCGTGGCCGCCGCCTTACGGCGGCTTTTCCCTGCGCGTAGCCCCGGCCGGGCCCCTGCAGGCCAAGCAGCTGCGCGTCATGCGCCTGCGCTCGCTGCACCTGGTAAACCTCACGGGAACCGGCGTGCTGGCGCTGCTGCACTTCTTCTTGTTCCTGTTTTACCGGCCCCGGCGGGCCAACCTCTACTTCAGCCTCTACGCGGGCATGCTCACGGCTACCAGCCTGCTCGTGTATTTCCGCGCCACGGAGATGGACGTGGCCTTGCTGATGGGGCTCCAGCTGGGCTTCGAGGTCGCGACCCTGCTCAACACCGCTTTGCTGCTGGCCTTCCTCTACTCGGTGTGCGAGGGCTACCTGCCCTGGCGCTGGCTGGCACTGGTGCTGGGGCTGCGCGCGGTGCAGGTGGGCTTGTGGCTCTGGCACCCCGCCAGCCAGGCCCAGGAGTGGCCCCGGCAACCGTTGTTGCTGGCCATTTTTGTGTTGCCGTGGGCCGACATGCTGCGGGTGCTGGGCCGCGCCCTGCGGCGGCGGCAGCCGGGCATTGGGCTGGTGGCGGTGGGCGTGGCGGCCACCATCTTGGTGCAGGTGTTGGCGACCTACGACGTGTTTAAGCTCTGGCCTCCCGGCTCTTCGCTGGCTCATGCGCTCACTATGCAATTCGGCTTTTTGCTGCTGCCAGTGTGCATGTCGGTGTACCTGGCCCGCGAGTTTGCCGCCACCCGCCGCAGCCTAGAGGTGCAATTGCAGCAAGTAGAGCGGCTTTCGGCCCAAGCCCTGGCCCAGGAAACCGAGCGCCGCCGGCTCATCAGCGCCCAGAACGAGCGCCTCGAAGCCACCGTGCAGGCCCGCACCGAGGAAATCAGCCGGCAAAACCACGCGCTGGCCGCCCAGAAAGACGAGATAACCGGCCAGGCCGACCGCCTCCGGGCGATGAACCAGGAGAAGACGCGCTTCTTCACCAACATCACCCACGAGTTCCGCACCCCGCTCACGCTCATGCTGGGGCCCGCCGCCCAAATCGCGGCCGACACCCGCGAGCCGGCCACCCGCCAGCAGGCCGCCCTGGTGCAGCGCAATGCCCAGCGCCTGCTGCACCTCATCAACCAACTGCTCGACCTGAGCCGCCTCGAAGCCGGCCAGCATGCCCTGTGCCTCGCCCCGGGCGACGCGGTGGCCTTCGTGCGCGGGCTGGTGGGCGCGTTTGAGTCGCTGGCCGAGCAGCGCGGCATCGGGTACTCGTTCGAAGCCGACCGGGCCGCGCTGCCCACCGTGTTCGATGCCGATAAGCTGGAAAAAATCCTGGTCAACCTGCTTTCCAACGCCTTCAAGTTCACGCCCAGCGCCGGCGCGGTAGCGGTGGGCCTGCGCGTGGCCAGCCCCCCCGATACCCCCGCCTGGCTGGAGCTGACGGTGCGCGACACCGGCCGCGGCATTGCCCCGGAACACTTGCCGCACGTGTTCGACCGCTTTTACCAGGCCGATGCCTCCGACACCCGCGCGCACGAAGGCACCGGCATCGGCCTGGCCCTGACCAAGGAGTTGGTGGAGCTGCACGGCGGCACCATCGCGCTGGCCAGCGCGCCGGGCCGCGGCACCACCGCCACCGTGCGCCTGCCGCTGCTGCCCGCCGAGGCCCAGTCGGTGCCACTTGCCCGGGTTGGGGCCCCGGCCGGGCCGGCGTTGCCCGCCATCGCCTTGCCCGAAGCCGAGGCCCCGGTCCCCGACCCAGCCCTCCCCGCCGAAGCGCCGCTGGTACTGCTCATCGAAGACAACGCCGACGTGCGCGCCTACCTGCGCGCCGTATTGACCCTCGAATACCACTTGCTCGAAGCCGAAAACGGCGAAGCCGGCGTGGCCCTGGCCCGCGAGCACCTCCCCGACCTCGTGCTCACCGACGCTATGATGCCCCGCCTCGACGGCTACGGTGTGTGCCGGGCCCTAAAGCACGACGAGCGCACCAGCCACATCCCCATCGTCATGCTCACGGCCAAGGCCGACCTTCCCAGCCGGCTCCAGGGCCTCGACACCGGGGCCGACGCCTACCTCACCAAGCCCTTCCAGCGCGAGGAATTGCTGGCCCAGCTGCGCAACCTCATCCACGGGCGCCAGCAGCTCCAGGAAGCGTACCGCCGCGGCCTGGCCAGCCCGCTCCCGCCCGACCCGCCGACGATGGAAGAAGTGTTTCTAGCGCGCGTGCGGCACGCCGTGGAGCAGGCCCTCGACGACGAAACCCTCGACGTGGAAACGCTGGCTGGCACGCTGGCCCTGAGCCGCACCCAGCTGCACCGCAAGCTCAAGGCCCTCACCGGCCAGGCCCCCGGCGACTTCATCCGCCTCGTGCGCCTCACCCGGGCCCACGCCCTGCTGGCCAGCGGCGCGGCCACCGTGGCCGAAGCCGCCTACCAGGTAGGCTACGGCAACCCCGCCAACTTCTCCACCAGCTTCTCGCGCCACTTCGGCTACGCCCCAAGCGAGGCCCGCCGACGGGCCGCCACCGTGAGCAGCTGA
- a CDS encoding alpha-ketoacid dehydrogenase subunit alpha/beta, which produces MLSHPAPLAVAAEDLTPAMLRRAYALMHTAAAMAALYEDQKAVAARYVHATARGHEAVQLAAAFLLSETDYAAPYYRDDAFLLGLGLRPYELMLQLLAKGDDPFSGGRTYYAHPSLRRPGVPVMPHQSSATGMQAIPATGMAHALAYLEGQGLRPAPALADAGGPNGAWLQEALRPLLGTRADPDEAPAPLPPLVLCSIGDGAMTEGEVSEALQMAVLHQLPIVYLVQDNDWGISATGPEMRAMDAYEFAAGFPGLHRVRVDGADLISSYKGLAEAYAHVRQRRGPALVHAKCPLLGHHTSGVRREWYRGDDLAQHQTQDPLPRLHRRLLAAGATEAELAALAAQARVTVAADWALALAAPNPDPATFADHEFAPPAVTQEAGERAPAGAEKVLMVDAALHAVDDILAEFPEALFYGQDVGGELGGVFREAALLAKKYGDKRVFNTPIQEAYIVGSTAGMAAVGARPIVEIQFADYIWPALNQLVEELSKSCYLSMGKFPVPALIRVPIGAYGGGGPYHSGSIESTLLTIRGIKVVYPSNAADMKGLMRAAFLDPNPVIMLEHKGLYWSKVPGTEEAKTLEPAAGYVVPLGQAAVAQAADPAHLRRGDTALVIAYGMGVHWARTASRDFPGRVEILDLRTLNPLDFAGVQAAVARHGKVLVLTEEPLMNSFAESLAGRIQRHCFMALDAPVFTLGAANLPAIPLNAELEKMMLPSAAKVAEALAELLAF; this is translated from the coding sequence ATGCTGTCTCACCCCGCCCCGCTGGCCGTTGCCGCCGAGGACCTCACCCCCGCGATGCTGCGCCGCGCCTACGCCCTGATGCACACCGCTGCCGCCATGGCGGCGCTCTACGAAGACCAGAAAGCCGTGGCCGCCCGCTACGTGCACGCCACCGCGCGCGGCCACGAAGCCGTGCAGCTCGCCGCCGCGTTTCTGCTCTCGGAAACCGATTACGCCGCCCCGTACTACCGCGACGACGCCTTTCTGCTGGGCCTGGGCCTGCGGCCCTACGAGCTGATGCTTCAGCTGTTGGCCAAAGGCGACGACCCATTCAGCGGCGGGCGCACCTACTACGCGCACCCCTCGCTGCGGCGGCCGGGCGTGCCGGTCATGCCGCACCAAAGCTCGGCCACGGGCATGCAGGCCATTCCGGCCACCGGCATGGCCCACGCCCTGGCCTACCTGGAAGGGCAGGGCCTGCGCCCGGCCCCCGCCCTGGCCGACGCCGGGGGCCCCAACGGCGCCTGGCTGCAAGAGGCCCTGCGCCCGCTGCTGGGCACCCGCGCCGACCCCGACGAGGCCCCCGCACCGCTGCCGCCGCTGGTGCTGTGCTCCATCGGCGACGGGGCCATGACCGAGGGCGAGGTGAGCGAGGCCCTGCAAATGGCCGTGCTGCACCAGCTGCCCATCGTGTACCTGGTGCAGGACAACGACTGGGGCATCTCGGCGACCGGGCCGGAAATGCGGGCCATGGACGCCTACGAATTTGCCGCCGGCTTTCCCGGCCTGCACCGCGTGCGGGTAGACGGGGCCGACCTTATTTCCTCTTACAAAGGGCTAGCCGAGGCCTACGCCCACGTGCGCCAGCGCCGGGGCCCCGCCCTGGTGCACGCCAAGTGCCCGCTGCTGGGCCACCACACCAGCGGCGTGCGCCGCGAGTGGTACCGCGGCGACGACCTGGCCCAGCACCAAACCCAGGACCCGCTGCCCCGCCTGCACCGCCGCCTGCTGGCCGCCGGCGCCACCGAGGCCGAGCTGGCTGCCCTCGCCGCCCAGGCCCGGGTCACCGTGGCCGCCGACTGGGCCCTGGCCCTGGCCGCCCCCAACCCCGACCCGGCCACCTTCGCCGACCACGAGTTTGCCCCGCCCGCCGTGACCCAAGAGGCCGGCGAGCGGGCCCCCGCCGGCGCCGAAAAAGTGCTGATGGTGGACGCCGCCCTGCACGCCGTGGACGATATTCTGGCCGAGTTTCCCGAGGCCCTGTTTTACGGGCAGGACGTGGGCGGCGAGCTGGGCGGCGTGTTCCGCGAGGCCGCGCTGCTGGCTAAAAAGTACGGCGACAAGCGCGTCTTCAACACGCCCATTCAGGAGGCGTACATCGTGGGCAGCACGGCCGGCATGGCCGCCGTGGGGGCCCGGCCCATCGTCGAAATCCAGTTTGCCGACTACATCTGGCCTGCGCTGAACCAGCTGGTGGAGGAACTGTCGAAGTCGTGCTACCTAAGCATGGGCAAGTTCCCGGTGCCGGCGCTGATTCGGGTGCCCATCGGGGCCTACGGCGGCGGCGGTCCCTACCACTCGGGCTCCATCGAAAGCACGCTGCTCACCATCCGCGGCATCAAGGTGGTGTACCCCAGCAACGCGGCGGACATGAAAGGGCTGATGCGGGCAGCGTTTCTGGACCCGAACCCGGTCATCATGCTCGAGCACAAGGGGCTGTACTGGAGCAAGGTGCCGGGCACCGAGGAGGCCAAAACCCTGGAGCCCGCCGCCGGCTACGTCGTTCCGTTGGGCCAGGCCGCCGTGGCCCAGGCCGCCGACCCGGCGCACCTGCGCCGCGGCGACACGGCCCTGGTCATTGCCTACGGCATGGGCGTGCACTGGGCCCGCACGGCCAGCCGCGACTTCCCCGGCCGCGTCGAAATCCTCGACCTGCGCACCCTCAACCCGCTCGACTTTGCGGGGGTGCAGGCCGCCGTAGCTCGCCACGGCAAAGTGCTGGTCCTCACCGAAGAGCCGCTGATGAACTCTTTCGCCGAAAGCCTGGCCGGCCGCATCCAGCGCCACTGCTTCATGGCCCTCGACGCGCCCGTGTTCACCCTCGGGGCTGCCAACCTGCCCGCCATCCCCCTCAACGCCGAGCTGGAAAAGATGATGCTGCCCAGCGCCGCCAAAGTAGCCGAAGCGCTGGCCGAGCTGCTGGCGTTTTAG
- a CDS encoding vanadium-dependent haloperoxidase gives MKNLLLLSSILPLAAGIVLATSCQKDVTDTPPAAVAPTAVLAWNQAATVAVTRLTNPATGFFLLPHLEARAYAIVNLAMYDALNNIQQKNAPYALQGPLVPTAAPDAAVAAAAHDALVVLVPDEKAYADSLYTATLAKIGDGTAKTQGVALGQAAAKAVLAKRANDGADAAQTPFPIGTNPGDYQYTPPFDGPPFNGYYALAGWKDVTPFVLTAANQFRPGPPPALTSDAYTADFNEVKAVGGATSATRTADQAASALFWLDNSPLAWFRVARAALATKPADAYATVRLLAQLQMAETDSYIAMCDAKYAYRRWRPITAVRLAATDGNPNTAPDAAWLPLAFPNPPDADYPSGHGSAGGAAAAVLQSFFGTDAVAFALTSNAGKTRSYTGFGQAAAENSLSRMYAGYHFRTSTAQGQAMGTQVGAFVVANALK, from the coding sequence ATGAAAAACCTGCTTTTACTTTCCTCCATCCTGCCGTTGGCGGCGGGCATCGTGCTGGCCACGTCCTGCCAGAAAGACGTGACCGATACCCCCCCCGCCGCGGTGGCCCCCACCGCCGTGCTGGCCTGGAACCAGGCCGCCACCGTGGCTGTCACGCGCCTGACCAACCCGGCCACCGGCTTCTTTTTGCTGCCCCACCTCGAAGCGCGGGCGTACGCCATCGTGAACCTGGCCATGTACGACGCGCTGAACAACATTCAGCAAAAAAATGCCCCCTACGCTTTGCAGGGCCCCCTGGTGCCCACCGCCGCGCCCGACGCCGCGGTGGCTGCCGCCGCCCACGACGCCCTGGTGGTGCTGGTGCCCGACGAAAAAGCCTACGCCGATTCGCTCTACACGGCCACACTGGCGAAAATCGGCGACGGCACTGCCAAAACGCAGGGCGTGGCCCTGGGCCAGGCGGCGGCCAAGGCCGTGCTGGCCAAGCGGGCGAACGACGGCGCGGATGCCGCCCAAACGCCGTTCCCGATTGGCACCAACCCCGGCGACTACCAGTACACTCCCCCCTTCGACGGGCCCCCGTTCAACGGCTACTACGCCCTGGCGGGGTGGAAAGACGTGACGCCCTTCGTGCTGACGGCCGCCAACCAGTTTCGCCCCGGGCCCCCGCCGGCGCTGACGTCGGACGCCTACACCGCCGATTTTAACGAGGTGAAGGCGGTGGGCGGGGCCACCAGCGCCACCCGCACGGCCGACCAGGCCGCCAGCGCCCTGTTCTGGCTCGACAACTCGCCCCTGGCCTGGTTCCGCGTGGCCCGCGCCGCCCTGGCCACCAAGCCCGCCGATGCCTACGCCACCGTGCGGCTGCTGGCCCAGCTGCAAATGGCCGAAACCGATTCCTACATCGCCATGTGCGACGCCAAGTACGCCTACCGACGCTGGCGGCCCATCACGGCCGTGCGCCTGGCCGCCACCGACGGCAACCCCAACACCGCCCCCGACGCCGCCTGGCTGCCGCTGGCCTTCCCCAACCCGCCCGATGCCGACTACCCCTCGGGCCACGGCTCGGCGGGCGGGGCCGCCGCCGCCGTGCTGCAAAGCTTCTTCGGCACCGACGCCGTAGCGTTTGCCCTCACCAGCAACGCCGGCAAAACCCGCAGCTACACCGGCTTCGGCCAGGCGGCCGCCGAAAATTCCCTCTCGCGGATGTACGCCGGCTACCACTTCCGCACCTCCACGGCGCAGGGCCAAGCCATGGGCACCCAGGTAGGGGCCTTCGTGGTGGCCAACGCGCTGAAATAA